The Clostridioides sp. ES-S-0010-02 genome window below encodes:
- a CDS encoding L-2-amino-thiazoline-4-carboxylic acid hydrolase yields MSEKMYTEKEYLEGIRGATGERAVWFYLLMKEAEKLGVNPDDICKEAIYGFGKMRGQKYSVADTPGKMAEMLYNSKGQKVFEMELVENTDENGVLKFHHCPLDAAWKEYGLTKEERKEICRLACYGDYGRVDCAQGVRLEFAQKCAHDDEVCELVFTRK; encoded by the coding sequence ATGTCAGAAAAAATGTATACAGAGAAGGAATATTTAGAAGGAATTAGAGGAGCAACAGGAGAAAGAGCAGTATGGTTCTATCTTCTTATGAAAGAAGCTGAAAAATTAGGAGTTAATCCAGATGATATATGTAAAGAAGCAATATATGGATTTGGCAAAATGAGAGGTCAAAAATATAGCGTAGCAGATACTCCAGGAAAAATGGCAGAAATGTTATATAACAGTAAAGGACAAAAAGTGTTTGAAATGGAATTAGTAGAAAATACAGATGAGAATGGAGTTTTAAAATTCCATCACTGTCCATTAGATGCTGCTTGGAAAGAGTATGGATTAACTAAAGAAGAAAGAAAAGAAATTTGTAGATTAGCTTGCTACGGTGATTATGGAAGAGTTGATTGTGCACAAGGTGTTAGATTAGAGTTTGCTCAAAAATGTGCTCATGATGATGAAGTTTGCGAATTAGTATTCACAAGAAAATAG
- a CDS encoding PTS sugar transporter subunit IIB — MAKITLVRVDHRLIHGQVITKWVKIAQAQKIVIVDDFLGQDEFMADVYRMAAPSGVEVAILTVEDAGQAFQNNTLGDKNIFILFKNVDMANKAYKAGLKYEKIQLGGIPNEAGKKMVFTAVSLGNEDVEQLNELNENGVEIVLQVIPEESSMTYENALKKFK, encoded by the coding sequence ATGGCAAAAATAACATTAGTAAGAGTAGATCATAGATTAATTCATGGACAAGTTATAACAAAATGGGTGAAAATCGCTCAAGCTCAAAAAATAGTAATAGTTGATGACTTCTTAGGTCAAGATGAATTTATGGCTGACGTATATAGGATGGCAGCACCATCAGGAGTAGAAGTGGCTATTTTAACAGTAGAAGATGCAGGGCAAGCATTCCAAAACAATACTTTAGGAGATAAAAATATATTTATTCTATTTAAGAACGTTGATATGGCAAATAAGGCGTATAAGGCAGGTCTTAAATATGAAAAGATTCAATTAGGAGGTATTCCAAATGAAGCAGGAAAGAAGATGGTATTTACAGCTGTTTCATTAGGAAATGAAGATGTAGAACAACTAAATGAACTTAATGAAAATGGGGTTGAAATAGTTCTACAGGTTATACCAGAGGAATCATCTATGACGTATGAAAATGCGTTAAAGAAATTTAAATAA
- a CDS encoding sigma 54-interacting transcriptional regulator: MTQKKLSRKEKVLICLKRLTEEHLNLNNGIRFGFDAEHIATEVGINRSNASKELNQLIKENIIIKIKGKPVQYLYKERIESILGKKLNTGIFDNINSINEYSENDSIKDEYIVEGIKKENNIFNLVGCDGSLKSQIEQAKAAVIYPPKGLSTLIIGPTGVGKSIFAEYMYKYSLTIKEDSDNAPFIIFNCADYSDNQQLLLAQLFGYVKGAFTGADKDKYGIVHEANNGILFLDEVHRLSAEGQEMLFLLMDKGIYRRLGEANKVHECRVMIIAATTEDPEIAMLETFLRRIPVTIKIPSLEERGFQERMKLICYFFKEESIRIGVKLKVSKEVIKAFILYKCKGNIGQLKSDIQLICARAFLDYMTYKRECVYVRLSLLPNNIRESLYGNNRKEEFVQNFSFIGKDDIIFLPEEKNFESENLLIENKKYDLDFYGMIKETWNKLQQEGIKESQIRSVIDEDIQKYSYNLMNTFIYNSSNQTAYNNIVNDSIATTVKYILQKHDKWSKREGLDKLIKAIALHIQNLIERIKIGNIVKHPNKDEIMKERAYEYNIAKEILSNMSLMYGVEFPEDEAIFLATFLYLSYVGLNEESIAILVIMHGESTASSMVNVANTLLDCNHAVAINMGLEDRVQDILVQAVEIANEIDKGKGILILTDMGSILTFAKVIHDATGKEVKAIDMVSTPIVIEATRKALTPEMTLEKLYFNIIESIKKHYGDMEIMYAEKDNGGRYFDRLLIDNISKTLTFLNGEKAYFILKEVINRISEHYSLVIQDELLVKFIFHCSCMIERVIIKESLVYKLYEERISRSKELYLVIKESFKLVEETFDIIISDMEYANILDIFESQYDTDKFKS; the protein is encoded by the coding sequence ATGACACAAAAGAAGCTATCAAGGAAAGAAAAAGTTTTAATTTGCTTGAAAAGATTAACAGAAGAACACTTGAACCTTAATAATGGCATTAGATTTGGATTTGATGCAGAACATATTGCTACTGAAGTAGGTATAAATAGAAGTAATGCTAGTAAGGAATTAAATCAATTAATAAAGGAAAATATCATTATAAAGATAAAGGGAAAACCTGTTCAGTACTTATATAAAGAACGTATTGAGAGTATTTTAGGAAAGAAACTAAATACAGGGATATTTGATAATATTAACTCTATAAACGAATATAGTGAAAATGATTCTATCAAAGATGAGTATATTGTAGAGGGTATAAAAAAAGAGAACAATATTTTTAATTTAGTAGGATGTGACGGAAGTTTAAAGTCCCAGATAGAGCAAGCTAAAGCAGCAGTAATATATCCACCTAAGGGGTTGAGTACATTAATAATAGGACCTACAGGAGTTGGTAAATCTATATTTGCAGAATATATGTATAAGTATAGTTTAACTATAAAAGAAGATAGTGATAATGCACCATTTATCATATTTAACTGTGCTGATTATTCTGATAATCAGCAATTATTATTAGCACAGCTTTTTGGATATGTAAAAGGAGCATTTACTGGAGCTGATAAAGATAAATATGGTATTGTACATGAAGCTAATAATGGAATATTGTTTTTAGATGAAGTTCATCGACTATCTGCAGAGGGACAAGAAATGTTATTTCTGCTTATGGATAAAGGTATATATAGAAGATTAGGAGAGGCTAATAAGGTACATGAGTGTAGAGTTATGATAATTGCAGCTACTACAGAAGATCCAGAGATAGCAATGTTGGAAACGTTTTTAAGAAGAATACCTGTAACTATAAAGATTCCGTCTTTAGAGGAAAGAGGCTTTCAAGAGAGAATGAAGCTTATATGTTATTTTTTTAAAGAAGAAAGTATTAGGATTGGTGTTAAGTTAAAGGTTTCAAAAGAAGTTATTAAGGCATTTATTTTATATAAGTGTAAGGGAAATATAGGACAATTAAAAAGCGACATACAATTAATTTGTGCAAGAGCTTTTTTAGATTATATGACCTATAAAAGAGAATGTGTATATGTAAGACTCTCTCTTCTACCAAACAATATTAGAGAATCATTATATGGAAATAATAGAAAAGAGGAGTTTGTACAAAACTTCAGTTTTATTGGGAAAGATGATATTATTTTTTTACCAGAAGAAAAGAATTTTGAAAGTGAAAATTTATTAATAGAAAATAAAAAATATGATTTAGATTTCTATGGAATGATAAAAGAAACTTGGAATAAACTTCAACAGGAAGGGATTAAAGAGTCACAAATTAGAAGCGTTATAGATGAAGATATACAGAAGTATTCCTATAATTTAATGAATACTTTTATATATAATAGTAGTAATCAAACAGCTTATAACAATATTGTTAATGATTCAATTGCAACTACTGTGAAGTATATTTTACAAAAGCATGATAAATGGAGCAAAAGAGAAGGATTAGATAAATTAATAAAAGCTATAGCCTTACATATTCAGAATTTAATTGAAAGAATAAAGATTGGGAACATAGTAAAGCATCCTAATAAAGATGAGATTATGAAGGAAAGAGCATATGAATATAACATAGCAAAAGAAATATTATCTAACATGTCGTTAATGTATGGAGTTGAGTTTCCAGAAGATGAAGCAATTTTTTTAGCAACGTTTCTTTATTTATCTTATGTGGGATTAAATGAGGAGAGTATAGCAATATTAGTTATAATGCATGGTGAATCTACGGCATCTAGCATGGTGAATGTAGCTAATACTTTACTGGATTGTAACCATGCGGTGGCAATCAATATGGGATTAGAAGATAGAGTTCAGGATATTTTAGTCCAAGCTGTAGAAATAGCCAATGAAATTGACAAAGGAAAGGGAATTTTAATTCTAACTGATATGGGATCTATTTTAACATTTGCTAAAGTTATTCATGATGCTACTGGAAAAGAAGTAAAAGCAATAGATATGGTAAGTACACCTATTGTAATAGAAGCAACTAGAAAGGCCTTAACTCCGGAAATGACATTAGAGAAATTATATTTTAATATTATAGAATCTATAAAGAAACATTATGGAGATATGGAAATTATGTATGCTGAAAAAGATAATGGTGGTAGATATTTTGATAGATTACTAATTGATAATATTAGTAAAACTTTGACTTTTTTAAATGGGGAAAAGGCTTATTTTATATTAAAAGAAGTAATTAATAGAATTAGCGAACATTATTCTTTAGTAATTCAAGATGAGCTTTTAGTAAAGTTTATATTTCATTGTTCATGTATGATTGAAAGAGTAATAATAAAAGAGTCTTTAGTTTATAAATTATATGAAGAAAGAATTAGTAGAAGTAAAGAATTATATTTAGTTATAAAAGAAAGCTTTAAGCTTGTAGAAGAGACATTCGATATAATTATTTCAGATATGGAATATGCAAATATATTAGATATATTTGAATCACAGTATGATACAGATAAATTCAAAAGTTGA
- a CDS encoding PTS sugar transporter subunit IIA has product MIGIIVMTHGNFSEEVIKSCELIAGPAERTAAIKLNRNDNIEDLNRNFVEKLNELDEGDGVLVLADLLGGSPSNVASLNLKKGGKFHALTGVNLPMLLEALINRDGKSLEELAETCIEAGKTGINHINKVLGSM; this is encoded by the coding sequence GTGATTGGGATAATAGTTATGACTCATGGGAATTTTAGTGAAGAAGTTATAAAAAGCTGTGAACTTATTGCAGGACCAGCAGAAAGAACAGCAGCAATTAAACTAAATAGGAATGATAATATTGAAGACTTAAATAGAAATTTTGTAGAAAAGTTAAATGAATTAGATGAAGGTGACGGAGTTTTAGTATTAGCTGACCTATTAGGAGGTTCACCAAGTAATGTTGCAAGTTTAAACCTTAAAAAAGGTGGAAAGTTTCATGCACTTACTGGAGTAAATCTTCCAATGCTACTTGAAGCTTTAATTAATAGAGATGGAAAAAGTTTAGAAGAGTTAGCAGAGACATGTATTGAAGCGGGGAAAACTGGTATAAACCATATTAATAAAGTTCTTGGCTCAATGTAA
- a CDS encoding PTS sugar transporter subunit IIC, whose product MESVLMLAIVTGLWYWFAAGLAGYTLFSTLKSPLFIGFSLGLLWGDVTTGMIVGASIEMVYLGMVAAGGNIPSDKCLAALIAIPVALQTGVNAEVAVSIAVPLGVIGVLVNNLRRTGNAVLVHKADKYAEEGNTKGIWRCATLYSLIFGFVLRFPIVFVCNFFGADLVQSLLDVIPQWLMNGLTVMGGILPALGFATTIFTIGKNKFLPMFIIGFFMVQYFEISITAAAIFGVCIALLITFMKEDKRVGEV is encoded by the coding sequence ATGGAATCTGTTTTGATGTTGGCAATTGTAACAGGATTATGGTATTGGTTTGCAGCAGGTCTTGCAGGGTATACCCTTTTCTCAACACTAAAGTCTCCTTTATTTATAGGTTTTAGCCTTGGATTACTTTGGGGTGATGTAACAACTGGTATGATTGTTGGTGCAAGTATAGAAATGGTTTATCTAGGAATGGTAGCAGCAGGAGGAAATATTCCATCAGATAAATGTTTAGCTGCTCTTATTGCAATACCAGTAGCACTTCAAACTGGTGTTAATGCAGAAGTTGCAGTATCTATTGCGGTACCTTTAGGTGTTATAGGAGTATTAGTTAATAACTTAAGAAGAACTGGTAATGCTGTATTAGTTCATAAGGCAGATAAGTATGCCGAAGAAGGTAATACAAAAGGTATCTGGAGATGTGCAACACTTTACTCTTTAATATTTGGGTTTGTTTTAAGATTTCCAATAGTTTTTGTATGTAACTTTTTTGGAGCAGATTTAGTTCAATCATTATTAGATGTTATACCACAATGGTTAATGAATGGATTAACAGTAATGGGTGGTATATTACCTGCATTAGGTTTTGCAACAACAATATTTACTATAGGTAAAAATAAATTCTTACCAATGTTTATTATAGGATTTTTTATGGTTCAATATTTTGAAATATCAATTACTGCAGCTGCAATATTTGGTGTTTGTATAGCTCTTTTAATTACATTTATGAAAGAAGATAAAAGGGTGGGTGAAGTATAA
- a CDS encoding M20 family metallopeptidase codes for MDISRSVDNSLNRTVEFLKELIKIDTQQGEPISQCPFGIGPKKSLDKTLDYCTSLGFSVKNIDNYIGYAEIGEGEELIGIPMHLDVVPPGDGWSVDPFSGAVIDNVIYGRGAIDNKGAVSMLIHVLKNIKDMYPTINKRIRLIFGTNEETGMKCIKYYLDKGEEIPSMGFTPDAMYPVVNGEKGRVHVRIEKEIKIDKSKPYIIVSGGTKENVVPSYCTAKIINGIISELTTKGVAVHASNPEKGENAISKMIIKIVKDNMDFQYREDIELVSKYLCSDYYGDALGINQYDEVFKSTTLNLGILKVNEEKIICELDIRYGKNIVLNNIIDRFKKFFCNGWKIKIIDHKDLHYVDESSLVLKKLLEAYEKVTDENGYTIAMGGGTYASWFKDMVAFGPKFLEYKTGGHGADERVPIEHIRKNMEIYTLALIKLLEL; via the coding sequence ATGGATATAAGCAGAAGTGTAGATAATAGTTTAAATAGAACAGTAGAATTCCTAAAAGAATTAATAAAAATTGATACACAACAAGGTGAACCTATTTCACAATGTCCTTTTGGTATCGGACCTAAAAAATCTTTAGATAAAACTTTAGATTACTGCACTAGTTTGGGTTTTAGCGTTAAAAATATTGATAATTATATTGGATATGCAGAAATTGGAGAGGGAGAAGAATTAATAGGAATTCCAATGCATTTAGATGTAGTTCCCCCAGGAGATGGTTGGAGTGTAGATCCATTTTCGGGAGCAGTAATTGACAATGTTATTTATGGAAGAGGTGCCATAGATAATAAGGGGGCTGTATCTATGCTTATACATGTATTGAAAAACATAAAGGATATGTACCCTACAATTAATAAAAGAATAAGATTAATTTTTGGTACAAATGAGGAAACAGGTATGAAGTGTATCAAATATTATTTAGATAAAGGTGAAGAAATTCCAAGTATGGGCTTTACTCCAGATGCTATGTATCCAGTGGTTAATGGAGAAAAAGGAAGAGTTCATGTAAGGATAGAAAAAGAGATTAAAATTGATAAAAGTAAACCTTACATAATAGTAAGTGGAGGAACTAAAGAAAATGTTGTTCCGTCTTATTGTACTGCAAAGATTATTAATGGAATTATTTCAGAATTAACTACTAAAGGAGTAGCTGTGCATGCAAGTAATCCTGAAAAGGGAGAAAATGCTATATCTAAAATGATAATAAAGATAGTTAAAGATAATATGGATTTTCAGTATAGAGAAGATATAGAATTAGTTTCAAAATACCTTTGTAGTGACTATTATGGAGATGCATTGGGAATTAATCAATATGATGAGGTGTTCAAAAGCACTACTTTAAATTTAGGAATATTAAAAGTGAATGAAGAAAAAATCATATGTGAGTTAGATATAAGGTATGGTAAAAATATAGTTTTAAACAATATAATAGATAGATTCAAAAAGTTTTTTTGTAATGGTTGGAAAATAAAGATTATTGATCATAAAGACTTACATTATGTGGATGAGAGTAGTTTAGTACTTAAAAAGTTATTAGAAGCCTATGAAAAAGTAACAGATGAAAATGGATATACAATTGCTATGGGTGGTGGCACATATGCAAGTTGGTTTAAAGATATGGTGGCGTTTGGACCTAAGTTCTTAGAGTATAAAACTGGTGGTCATGGAGCAGATGAAAGAGTACCAATAGAGCATATACGAAAGAATATGGAGATATATACCTTGGCTTTAATAAAACTATTAGAATTGTAA
- a CDS encoding phosphatase produces the protein MNFLSDLHTHSIVSGHGYSTLLENINYCKENGIKILGTSEHGPKMPGSPHKWYFHNIQNIPRIINNIIILRGCEANTLDTEGNIDLEPFVISRLDYLILSFHEAVFSPNTLENNTKALINAINKHDNIEILGHLGNPNYPIDYELIIKLAMEKSILIEINNCSIKGVSRNGSSDNCKYIATLCKKYGAKIILTSDAHICFDIGNYEYSENILKEINFPDELIMNYPKKLINHFHQKGKLLDVDYTNI, from the coding sequence ATGAATTTTTTATCAGATTTACACACCCACTCTATAGTCAGTGGTCATGGCTATAGCACTTTGTTAGAAAATATTAATTATTGTAAAGAAAATGGAATTAAGATACTAGGTACATCTGAACATGGTCCTAAGATGCCTGGTTCTCCCCACAAATGGTACTTTCACAACATTCAAAATATCCCAAGAATCATAAATAACATTATAATCTTAAGAGGATGTGAAGCAAATACACTAGACACTGAAGGAAACATAGATTTAGAACCCTTTGTCATTTCTCGATTAGATTATCTTATTTTGTCATTTCATGAAGCCGTTTTTTCACCAAATACATTAGAGAATAATACTAAAGCCTTAATAAATGCAATAAATAAGCATGATAATATTGAAATATTAGGCCACCTTGGAAACCCAAACTACCCAATCGACTATGAATTAATCATTAAATTAGCCATGGAAAAGAGTATCTTAATAGAAATAAATAATTGTTCTATCAAAGGAGTGTCAAGAAATGGTAGCTCAGATAATTGTAAGTATATTGCTACACTTTGCAAAAAATATGGTGCTAAAATCATACTAACTTCAGATGCTCACATTTGTTTTGATATAGGTAATTATGAGTATTCTGAGAATATCTTAAAAGAAATTAATTTTCCAGATGAGTTAATAATGAATTATCCTAAAAAACTTATTAATCATTTTCACCAAAAAGGTAAATTACTAGATGTTGATTATACAAATATTTAA
- a CDS encoding PTS mannose transporter subunit IIC translates to MNKYKAIILCHGTWGKVLVEEANKNFGLSNQYEVLSLSPEKDVSVFMKEVEEIVDKEDVKIIISDLYGGSTSNVAIAVAIRRGIDAINGLSLQTILIVDEELSKEDKVHTLPERIVRKNNSLCVDLIKEFKKI, encoded by the coding sequence ATGAATAAATATAAGGCAATCATACTCTGCCATGGAACTTGGGGAAAAGTATTAGTAGAAGAAGCAAATAAAAACTTTGGATTGTCAAATCAATACGAAGTTTTATCACTAAGCCCTGAAAAAGATGTTTCTGTATTTATGAAAGAGGTTGAAGAAATAGTAGATAAAGAGGATGTGAAAATTATAATATCAGATCTGTATGGGGGATCTACATCAAATGTTGCAATAGCTGTTGCTATAAGAAGAGGGATAGATGCAATAAATGGACTTAGCTTACAGACAATTTTAATCGTAGATGAAGAATTAAGCAAAGAAGATAAAGTACATACATTACCAGAAAGAATCGTCAGAAAAAATAATAGCCTTTGTGTGGATTTAATTAAAGAATTTAAAAAAATATAA
- a CDS encoding PTS sugar transporter subunit IIB: MSLVKYCRCDDRLIHGQVIYKWVKHLGVKKIVVVDDETTNDVIAKGLIKMAAPKNIDLSILTVSESRRYFYNNQADDNVFVLIKNLDTANRMKEEGIDIKKLIIGRIPTGIGKKKISQSVYINKKEFLLIDEFIKKNINVSIQMVPDEDEVELNHIINRYKGEFV; encoded by the coding sequence ATGTCTTTAGTAAAATATTGCAGATGTGATGATAGATTAATACATGGTCAAGTGATATATAAATGGGTTAAGCATCTAGGTGTTAAAAAAATAGTAGTAGTAGATGATGAAACAACCAATGATGTTATTGCTAAAGGTTTGATAAAAATGGCAGCACCAAAGAATATTGATTTATCAATATTAACTGTAAGTGAATCAAGGAGGTATTTTTATAATAACCAAGCTGATGATAACGTTTTTGTATTAATTAAAAACTTAGATACTGCAAATAGAATGAAAGAAGAAGGAATTGATATTAAAAAACTTATTATTGGAAGAATACCTACAGGGATAGGAAAAAAGAAAATATCTCAAAGTGTATATATTAATAAAAAAGAATTTCTTTTAATAGATGAATTTATTAAAAAAAATATTAATGTATCAATTCAAATGGTACCTGACGAGGACGAAGTAGAGTTAAATCACATTATTAATCGCTATAAAGGAGAGTTTGTTTAG
- a CDS encoding PTS system mannose/fructose/sorbose family transporter subunit IID, whose amino-acid sequence MQEIKNKEVKNEQGTTEVNKTRVLTKKDVTKTYLRWWWTAELSNSFERMQALAVCASFTPALEKLYKRKEDLIDALKRHLQFFNTQAIWGGLIHGTVLAMEEEKATEGKIPGEVISGVKNGLMGPLAGIGDTLDFGTFQTIFLALGASFGAEGSVIGAFFPIMFSILLFCEGYYLFHLGYSLGRDSIKKILSGGIVNKIIDGASILGMFMMGALSATTVKLSTPLSFDIGGKAIVVQDTLNMIAPGLLPLGVVFFVYWGMKYKKWTITKLLVILVVVALVGSLIGIF is encoded by the coding sequence ATGCAAGAAATAAAAAACAAAGAAGTTAAAAATGAACAAGGTACGACTGAAGTTAATAAGACAAGAGTACTTACGAAGAAAGATGTAACAAAAACATATCTAAGATGGTGGTGGACAGCAGAATTATCTAACTCTTTTGAAAGAATGCAAGCATTAGCAGTTTGTGCAAGTTTCACTCCGGCTTTAGAAAAGTTATATAAGAGAAAAGAAGATTTAATAGATGCGTTAAAGAGGCATTTACAATTTTTTAATACTCAAGCTATATGGGGAGGGTTAATTCACGGTACAGTTTTAGCTATGGAAGAAGAGAAAGCTACTGAAGGAAAAATCCCAGGAGAAGTTATTTCAGGTGTTAAGAATGGGCTTATGGGACCTTTGGCTGGAATTGGAGATACTTTAGATTTTGGTACATTTCAAACAATATTCTTGGCTTTAGGTGCTTCATTTGGAGCAGAAGGAAGTGTTATAGGTGCATTTTTCCCAATAATGTTTAGTATATTACTATTTTGCGAAGGTTATTACTTATTCCATTTAGGATATTCTTTAGGTAGAGATTCAATTAAGAAAATTCTATCAGGTGGTATTGTCAATAAGATAATTGATGGTGCTTCAATTCTAGGAATGTTTATGATGGGAGCATTATCTGCAACTACAGTTAAGCTTTCAACTCCATTATCATTTGATATTGGTGGTAAAGCAATTGTTGTTCAAGACACATTAAATATGATTGCTCCAGGTTTATTACCACTTGGTGTTGTATTCTTCGTATATTGGGGAATGAAATACAAGAAGTGGACAATAACTAAGTTATTAGTAATTTTAGTTGTAGTAGCATTAGTAGGATCATTAATTGGAATATTCTAA